The genomic interval GCACGGATTTCTGGCGCGGAGTTATCCGGGAGCCGAATATCATTCGGTATACGAAGCCGGCTTCTGCGGGTTCTGGATACACGAACGGCTGACGGCATTAGGGATTGACAACATCGTGGTCAATCCGGGGGATGTTCCGACCAAGAGCAGTGAAAAGCTTCGTAAGAGTGACGCCGTGGATAGCAGCAAGCTGGCGCGGAGTTTACGAGCCAACGAACTGAAAGGCATTTACACGCCGGACAGCGCATCGTTGGAGATGCGTTCCTTGATAAGATTGAAGAACTCGATAACAAAAGACACGACGCGTCAGAAGAACCGGATCAAGTCCCAATTGCGGTATCTGGGCATTGGGATTCCACAAGAGTTCCTCGAACCGTTCTCCAACTGGTCAAAACGTTTTATTGCCTGGTTGAAGGAGGTTGAAACCCTCACACCGAGCGGGCGTCAGGCCCTCGACATTCAAATCCGGCATCTGGAGGAGCTACGCCGCCAGAAGTTGGAGATGACACGGGCTTTGCGGACATTGGCCAAGACGGACCGGTTTCGCGAACCGCTGCGGTTGATTATGACCGTTCCGGGGTTCGGACAGGCTACGGGAATGGCATTTCTTTCGGAGATATGCGACATTGCCCGTTTCCGCAATGCCGAACAACTGGCCGCCTATATC from uncultured Alistipes sp. carries:
- a CDS encoding IS110 family transposase; the protein is MRGQRNEISFRGQKIYIGIDVHLKSWSVTVLSETSVLKKFSQHPSPEALHGFLARSYPGAEYHSVYEAGFCGFWIHERLTALGIDNIVVNPGDVPTKSSEKLRKSDAVDSSKLARSLRANELKGIYTPDSASLEMRSLIRLKNSITKDTTRQKNRIKSQLRYLGIGIPQEFLEPFSNWSKRFIAWLKEVETLTPSGRQALDIQIRHLEELRRQKLEMTRALRTLAKTDRFREPLRLIMTVPGFGQATGMAFLSEICDIARFRNAEQLAAYIGMIPMCHSSGEKDGTGDITVRRNAVMRCNLIEAAWVAVRQDPAMNLFFTEQCKRMPKSKAIVKVARKLVNRLYFVLKHQTDYVNSVMS